The Homo sapiens chromosome 15 genomic scaffold, GRCh38.p14 alternate locus group ALT_REF_LOCI_2 HSCHR15_4_CTG8 DNA segment ctccagcgtgggtgacagagcgagactccgtctcaaaaaaaaaaaaaaaaaaaaaatgaacatgtcATCCATACTTCTAAGGTGTTGTAAAGATGTGTAAAGTTTTCACTTTTTGCATCATATTCACATGTGGCTATATGCCCTTTTCTCTTCAAAGTTTTCTTTATCTTGATTACTTATCAGAGGCTTGACTGTTTTATTATCTCAGTCTTTTGAAAGAATCctcctttagttttattttttaaatctagtggtttttctttttcctttttccttaggTCTTAATTATTTccccctttttgtttgttttgcttttcctagTTTAGTGGATCAATgtaatttaaattgctttttaaacaaaCGTGTAAGGGTATACATTTTCGTTGGCTGCTGTTTGACTTCGTTGCAcaagttttaaaatctattttttaatagtttgtattttctaaattattttattgcatcTTTTGTTCACATTGCTcttactattaattttttattttaattaattaattaattaattgagatggagtcttgctctgtagcccaggctggagtgcagtggcatgatcttggctcactgcaagctccacctcgggggttcatgtcattctcctgcctcagcctcccaagtagctgagactacagctgcctgccaccacatccagccttttttgtatttttagtagagatggggtttcaccgtgttagccaggatggtctcgatctcctgacctcatgatccacccaccttgggctctcaaagtcctggaattacaggcatgagccactgcacccagcccaaaagcTTTGTGCTTTTACAGATATTAGACATGtttcttgtttaagaaaaaaaatcttaacgaAAACGTAGGAGaataagagaaacatttttccaaaaaagagaaatcattgtgattattttatcttattagaATGTTGGATAATATAGTCTGCTTCATTAATCATCAAGCATGCtatgcattttccatttttataggatCTGTATCTCAGTTAAGGTAATActggtaatttttgtactgtaatcaaagatgaaaaatataggcCAAAATCATAGACCTTGCATAGAAGCTGGATAATGAAGACAGCTATGGAGAAAAACATAGatacacacacggacacacatatatatataaagtatacacacatatattttttaaagttttaaagcttttaaagcaAAAGCCAGCCCCTCTTCTCTTCCAGAGTGGGAGGCCTCTCCCCTCTCTTAGAGTGGGTGGGGAGAGCGGTTGCCATGGGCAGCTTTCCTTGTGAGCCACAGGGCCCTCTGGACACGCTGCTGTCTGGCCACGccctttccctttcatctttctcattgACCAATGGGCTTGGAGCATTAAGGCCACGCCCCTATTCCGCATTCTACTGGGGCCCTGGTTACGCCTCCTCTGGCTCAGTCACACAGCTGCCTGGTAGGTGACTGGAGGCCTTGATCGGTTCTTATTGGGATTTTGCTGCTGTGGCCCcaacccttcctccctccccaccctgcgaTGGCAGAAGAAACTCAACACAACAAATTGGCTGCAgccaagaaaaaggtaaaaacgCACTAGGTCATAGCCCCTCAACCCAGCCACAGATCCCCTCTGATGACAAGACCCCTGCCAGAGTCTATACGACTCCTGAGGCACACTGGACTGGTCCCCCCAACCCCGGTGCCTTGGGCTACCCCCACCAAAGTTTTGTCAGTCAGCCCCACCCCTTCAGAAAGCAGCCCAGTCCTTGCCCTCGCCAATCACCCCAGGGTGACTTTGGGTGGGTGACTCCTGGGGCTTCCCGCTCCATTACTGGGCCGTCATCTCCTGCCGCCCCAAGCTTGATCTCCGTGGGCTCTTTGGGCTCTCATCTCCAAGGAGCCAGGCCCCACCCTCGCCAGTCATCCTTGGGTGACTTTGGGCTGGTGACTCCTGGGACTCCCTGCTGCAGACTGTgccctcccctcctgctgcctCAAGGTCGACCTCCCTGGGTTCTTTGTGCTGGCGTCTCCAAGGAGCTGGGTCCCAACCCTGTGCTTCCCTCCCCCATCGTGGAGCAGCGACTTGGACATGGTGCTGACATGGTCCCTCCCCCCGACCAGGAGGAGTGGAATGTTGTGATGTCACAGTCCACCTAGTAACTGCCGTTACTGCAAGACTGGCCTTTGACCTTACGACCCAGTCCCCTAAGCGTTCTCACCCCGTTTCTGGTTCCTCTGGTCACAGCACAAATTTCCAGCTGGAAGGGGAATGGAGACTATGGGACCTAGGAGCAAGAGGTTCCAGGCTGCCTCACTCCCTTACAGATGTTGACGGTGGGAAAAGCCTACACTTCCCCCATGAACTCAAAACAATGACAGTATCTCTGGGTGGCAATGAGAGAATGGGTTTGATTTGGTTTTCTCCCAGGCTTCTACTTTCCAGagagattttaacatttttttctgagttctccaCCTCATATTCTAATTCTCCATGGTTCTGGGACCAGACTCTCCTTCAGTCAGTGGTCTCTGAAGTGAGATTTGCTCATCTTCTGTGGAATAGATCTTGGGAAACTGAACTTGACACCTTGAATCTTCCTCATATTATCTCAACCTTGGGTACTTTGAGTGCCACAGGATAAATGTGGGACATCTTTCTGAAGCATCAGTTTCCCTTGATTCTCTTGAGATCAAGAGAAAAAACATGAATGTACTTAGGGATGACAGTCACATAGGTTTCTAAGAGTATACCAGACCTCTCTCTGAAATGAGGCTTGGGTTGTCCTCTTTCTGATAAATTCTGATTTAAGAGAAaggctgccttctgccatgaggacACATTGATATAAAAGTTTGAGAGGTACTGGTGCACTTCTTCACACTAACAGACGTGTGAGGATGTATGACTAAACCACATGGCATACAGTTCCTGCCTacttaatgtttacttttctacCTCTGCCTCTGGTTTTGGTCCCTGGCAGCTGCTGATTCTTGGCAAAACCTCAGAGCTTGGAGTCAGAAGACTGAGTCTCAAAGTTCCAgtattgcctttttcttttttttttctagccatgaTATCAATCCTTCTCAGTCACTAAATGAGTGTGACAACACCTTGTACAGTTGTTGGTGTCATTAAATCAGACGGTGTGTAAGTGTATTTTGTAAAAACTGTAAAGGAGGTTGTGGCTGTAGGGGCTGACGGTTCTCATGAATATTACTGCTCTTCTTTCCAACAGTTAAAAGAATATTGGCAGAAAAACAGACCTAGAGTTCCAGCAGGAGTGAACAGGAACAGGAAAACAAATGGCAGTATCCCTGAGACAGCCACTTCCGGTGGTTGCCAGCCACCTGGGGATGTGAGTCTTGGCTGACCAGGCTTCTGGGGACAGGGGGCCCAAGGGGCAATAGAGGGTAATTCTTAAGATTGTGGATGGACTGCTGGGTACTGGTTAAGAATTCTGgctttagccgggtgtggtggcccacgcctgtaatcctagcacattgggaggccaagacaggcggatcatgaggtcaggagatcgagaccatcctggttaacacggtgaaaccctgtctctactaaaaatacaaaaacattagccacgcgtggtggcgtgtgcctgtagtcccagctactcagaaggctgaggcaagagaatggtgtgaacctgggaggtggagcttgcagtggccaagattatgccaccgcactccagcctggtgacagagcaagactctgtctcaaaaaaaaaaaaaaaggaattctgggtttgaatcctgcctctccATCTGCTCTGCTAGGGATATGATTTAGGGCAAGTTGCTTGACCTCATTGGGCCTCTCTTTTCACATCTGTATAATAGAGGTGTTATTGTTTCACTTCcatttgtgaagtttaaatgagatttgttattgttgtttttatgttaatCCCTAGTACATGGCCTGCTGTAAACACTCAGGACACCCAGGATATGGTTTGATTTTCCTCATCCCCAGTCTCAAGGGGAAACCAGGACAAAGAGAACAGCCACTTGCCATCAGGAGTCACTGAAGGGGCCCCAGGATGGGATGGTGGGGAGATAAGAACCATGAGAGAAGTTGGCACAAAGGAGTTATGGGACAAAAGGTCCAagataggcagaaaagaaaatgttgcagttgatggggaagaaaggaagtcagaggGCTCAGACACTGTGGGGGACAGAACATCTCCATGTGCACTCTCATCTCTTGTAGTCAGCAACAGGTTTCCACAGGGAAGGCCCTACATCATCTGCTACCCTGAAAGATCTGGAGGTAAGAGGCTCTGGGTGGAGGTGCAGTGACCCTTCGGGTCAACcctccaacctcctcctccaggtggGACTGGGTGCCCCTCTGCCAGCTGAGACAGCCCACACACCCCAGCCCTAACGATCGTTCTCTCtacctctctccccactcctgctccacctcctcctctctgcatGCACCTCAGAGCCCGTGCCAAGAACGAGCAGTAGTCCTGGATTCAACGTCCGTAAAAATCAGTCGACTGAAGAACACCATCAAATCTTTGGTAAGAGTCCGGTGGGGTCCCCTGATTCCACGCTGCCAATCCTGGGCTCCAGTTTCCCCTTGGGGCCCTGAAGAAAGGGGCTGGGGGTCCCTGGTGCCCGGGACAAATAGGGAGCTTGGGTGCCCAGGCCTCACCTGGAGGGACCCCAGAGCATGCAGCATGGCTCTTCTTTTGCTGCCCTCTTTGCCGACTCTCTCCTCTCCAGACACCCCTGCTCGAGTCCTTGCTACACACGCCCTGGGGTTGTTGCCTCTTGGGGAAGTGCTAGCCTGACTGGTTGTCAAGGGCCCCGTATTTCTGCCATGACTCAGTCCCTAATTTGCTCTTTGATTCTGGACAAGCCACCTCTCCTTTTTGGGCTCGTGTTTCCAGAGGAGGTAGTGAGTATCAAAGGTCTCTGTTAGCTCTCGAGTCTGAGATTTAAAGGCCCCCGGGAATGGAAACCTCAGGGCTAAGGGCTCCTGTCTGTCCTTTTCCATCCTATATCTGCTGTGAAGAACCGTACCTGGCCCATACGTGCTCAGtaagtgtttattgaatgaacCCACTTTTCTAAATCACAAGCTGCCAGAAGGAGGGGCCTttctgaaactccatctctagagGTTTATGTTGCTGTCCTCTCAAGAGATTCCAGATTCAGACTGAGTTCTGTGGCTGTGGGCAAAAGCCAACAAAGACCCAAATCctctgtccttgggagcttgaggaGAGTTTACCGGTTCGTGTTCCCATTATGTCTGAGAACTTTGCCTTTAAAATCCATTCCTGGCCCCTGCCTACCGCTTCCTGGTCTGGGGAATAGAGTTGAGGGGGCCACCCTCCATCACCTTATTTGACTCTCCCCACAGAAACAACAGAAGAAACAAGTGGAACATCAGCTGGAAGAAGTAACGTGATTTCGTTTCCTCGCGACATGACTGCTGGGTTTGGGGGGCACTCAGACATAGAGGCCCCAGTCTCGTCTcacccactcccagcctggggaagaaggCTGACCCCTCAgattccaccccatccccacaggGCCCCTGATAACCTGGTCCCATGGGTGGGCCTGTCCTGGGGCATTGGTGGCATTCTGGGGGCATGTCTCTTGCtgtgccatctctgcctccccctGGTAAgagctctgtcttcctcttcctacaggaaaagaaagcaaacaacgaGAGACAGAAAGCCGAAAGGGAGCTAGAGGTGAGTGGAGGGTGTGCAGTTTCCTCCTGTCCTCCggagaatgtttctttccttctctttcagcacTTGCTTGGCTTTTCTCCCAAAGGTTCAAATCCAGACATTGATCATACAGAAAGAGGAACTAAATACGGACCTGTACCACATGGAACGTTCTCTCAGATACTTTGAAGGTGGGAATCTGGGCACCCTGTCATCCTTCAACCTGGCACTTTGACAGGTCTTCAGGGGGAGTCCTTTGGGCCCCATCTCAACTCTCTCATTACAGAAGAGTCCAAGGACCTGGCTGTCCGTCTGCAACATTCATTGCAGTGTAAAGGAGAGTTAGAGAGCGCTCTGTCTGCTGTCATCGCCACAGAGAAGAAGAAGGCAAACCAGGTGAGTCCAGCCACCTGCCCCATCCCCTGGGAGCCTGGTTTTGCAGATGGAGGAGTGAGCCTAAAGGTCCCTTCTGCAGGATGGCGTGTCCTGCCCAgaaggcagcatggccatttcttgctacttttttgtatggtttttagTGGCAGCCTGGGGCCGAGTCAGCTGCTGTGGGTGAGTTGGGGGGTACTGTGGGGAGTGAGCACTGGACGCAGAGCTTGGAGGCCAAGTGCCTGCCCCGCCCTTACCTGgctgtggtcttgggcaagtcctAGTCCTAGGTGGGGTATTGGGTACTTGTACTGTGAAGGTACAGAAGAGTACCTTTAGTATGTTACCATTTCTGTAGAAAGAGGaaacgtgtgtgcgtgtgtgtgtgtgtgtgcatactgtgataatatacataaaacatgtcTGCAAGGGTTCATAAAAAATTCAGGAGAGAGCAACAAGATGGCCGGGAGATACTTCCCTTCTGTACCTTCTGAGTTTTGGACTATGCAAATGTTATCATCCtttcaaaaagtgaacaaaagattAATTTTCCCCTTCCTATCTGTGCCCCCATCCCCAGCAAGAAAAACGGGCTTAGAGAATTGGATAGACCTGGGTGTTTATATCCCAGCTCTGCCTAAGTGAACTTAGGCAAGCACTTAACCTCAAATACTCCATGTTTTTTCATCTCCACAATAGAGGGAATCATAGTAACTGTCTCCTATGGTGGTTGcgaggattaaatgggattgtTAGCACGGTACCTGGTGAAGCATTCCACAAAGGTTCAAACAGtggtaataatgacaataataacaacagcaatattatctgatctctctgggcctctgttagCCAGCTATAAACTCAGTCTCATTCCCTGTCCGTTCCAACTTTactgtgttcttttaaaaaccaGACCACGGGCTGGGAAATGCCTTGATCTTTACTGACCGAGTTGTATATTGGGCCTAGCCCTAGCCCTGTTAAGGGGCACTGTGTGGAAATGCCCAGGCTCTCCAGATTGAAACTTCTCACTCTTCACCATCCAGTTGTCCAGCTGCAGCAAAGCACATACAGAGTGGGAGTTAGAGCAGTCCCTACAGGACCAGGCACTGCTGAAAGCGCAGCTGACACAGGTGAGGTTTTCCGAGGGAGGGATGTGGAAGGACGATGACCCCAGGTGGCCAGGAGCAGGTGAGGACCAGTGACAGCCCTTCCTAACTTCTGTGCCCATTCTTGCAGTTGAAGGAGTCATTTCAACAACTCCAATTAGAAAGAGATGAGTGTGCTGAACATATAGAAGGAGAGAGGGCCCGGTGGCATCAGAGGATGAGTAAAATGTCGCAGGAGGTGAGATCTGACCCTTCAGCCCCCCCACATTAGATAGGTCACTGGATCTTTCTgggcatctgtaaaatgggaatagtagaGCCAGAGGTGGTCATGGGTCTGGGCtttgtggaggtgggggcagagagggagagggcagcCTGTCCAGCCACCAGCCCCTCTCTCCAGGGCCCTTTCCCCCTGTGCTTTGGGCAGATTTGCACattaaagaaagagaagcagcAAGATATGCGTCGGGTAGAGCAGCTGGAGTGGAGCTTGTCCAAACTCAAAAACCAGACGGGTAAGATGGGGCTGGCATGACCTGGGAGCAGGACTGGCATCAGAGGGCTGTGAGGGTGGCTTAGAGTGCcccagggaggtgggtggatggaagggctttgaggcagagggaaagagaTCTGTGCCAGGAGACCGCAAGTCTTGTCATCTCAGTGAGTCTCAGTGTCTCAGTGTCCCCATCAGCAAAGAGGGCCCGTTGTCAGCCACCCGCAGTGCTCTTTCTCTGAAAGTGCTTTGGAAGACTGGCTACCATCTGGGTGCGAGGAATCATTAGCAGTGAGGCCAAGTTTGAGGAGCCTGAGAGGAGCTGTGCGCCAAGAGGAGGGTTTTTCTTTTCCGAGAATCCAGAGGCCCTTATTATCTGCTTCCTTTGTCAGCTGAACCCTTGGCCCCGGAGCCCCCAGCAGTGCCCTCTGAGGTGGAGCTGCAGCACCTGAGGAAGGAACTAGAGAGAGTGGCAGGAGAGCTCCAGGCCCAGGTCAAAAACAATCAGCACATAAGTCTCCTGAACCGGCGACAAGAAGAGAGGATTCGGGAACAGGAAGAGAGGCTTCGGAAGCAGGAGGAGAGGCTTCAGGAGCAGCACGAGAAGCTTCGGCAGCTGGCCAAGCCACAGAGCGTCTTCGAGGAGCTGGTGCGTTGCCCCAACTGGGGAGCCTGCCCTCCTCCCTAGCCCTCCGGGCCTTTGTTTCCCCACCTCTAAAATGGGGCAGTGTAGCCCTCGCGTGAAAGGTTACTTCTAAAGGCACCTGTGAGCCAGGTGGCTGTGGGAGAGAGGGGGTGATTTTTCTAACCTGCCTCCAGCCTTCCCAGTGCCATGGGAGGCAGACACCAAGTTCTGGGGTCTCCAGCTGCAGTGGGTGGCTGCTGATTGCTTCTCTCTGtccagaacaatgagaacaagagCACACTGCAGTTGGAGCAGCAAGTAAAGGAGCTACAGGAGAAGCTTGGCGAGGTGAAGGAGACGGAAACCTCCACCCCATCCAAGAAGGGCTGGGAGGCGGGCAGCAGCCTCTTGGGAGGGGAGGTGCCAGGTCAGAGGCAGCTTCCAGCCTGGGGGCTGGTGACCACAGCACCCCCCAGGGCAGTCCTGCGACTGTTTCTCGCTTCCTGCCTCTGACTTTTAAAGGTGGGTAGCCCTGGGCTCCTCTCAGGTCTGGACATCATCATCCCAGCTAGAGGCATGGAGCCCCCAATCACAGGGGAAGAGACAGTGCTATAACAGGCTCCTTataccaggtgcagtggctcatgcctataatcccagcactttgggaggctgaggcagaagaatcacttgaggtcgggagtttgagatcaacctggccaatgtggtaaaacctcatctctactaaaattaaaaaaaaaaaaattagcagggcattgtggcgcatgcctgtaattccacctactcgggaggctgaggcacgagaattgcttcaacccaggaggtggaggttgcagtgagctgagattgcaccactgcactccagcctgggccacagagtgacactcttgtctgaaaacaaaacaaaaagactccTTAGATTGAAACTGGATTCCAGCCTCGGTTCCACTGGTCACCATTCAAGTACTTTGCATCTCtaagtctctgtttctttaaCTTCAAAGGGAAGTTAGCATTTTCCTTACAGAGgtgctgaggattaaatgagaagagGGTATGAGatttgaggctggggaaggaggcatgGGGTTCTAGGAAAGGGAGGCAGTCACTTAGGCCTGGAGTAAGGGGACAGGGGCCTGGGTAGCTGACAGAGCCCCACAGTGCCCTCGCTACCCTATTAATGGGCCCAGAATCTGGAAACCAGCCACCACGTGCCCTCACACCCAGGGTCTTCCTGCAGGTGGAGCTGAAGAGCCAAGAGGCTCAGAGTCTGCAGCAGCAGCCAGATCATTACCTGGGTCACCTGCAGCAGTACGTGGCCACCTATCAGCAGCAGGTGGCCGCCTATCAGCAGCTGACCTGTGAGAAGGAGGCGCTGTACAGGCAGTGACTGCAACAGACCCAGCTAATGAACCAGCTGCAGCAGTAGGAAGCTTGGGGCAAAGCAGTGGCCGAGATGGCCTGCCAAAAGTTGCAGGAGACCCAGGGGAGGGAGCTGCCGAGGATGGGGCTGTGAGGGGGACGACCTGGCAAACTCCATCCCTTCTCACTCTTTCCTGGCCCCTTAGGAGCACCTGGAAGCGGCCAGCCAGCAGAACCAGCAGCTAAC contains these protein-coding regions:
- the GOLGA8N gene encoding golgin subfamily A member 8N (The RefSeq protein has 7 substitutions compared to this genomic sequence) encodes the protein MAEETQHNKLAAAKKKLKEYWQKNRPRVPAGVNRNRKTNGSIPETATSGGCQPPGDSATGFHREGPTSSATLKDLESPCQERAVVLDSTSVKISRLKNTIKSLKQQKKQVEHQLEEEKKANNERQKAERELEVQIQTLIIQKEELNTDLYHMERSLRYFEEESKDLAVRLQHSLQCKGELESALSAVIATEKKKANQLSSCSKAHTEWELEQSLQDQALLKAQLTQLKESFQQLQLERDECAEHIEGERARWHQRMSKMSQEICTLKKEKQQDMRRVEELERSLSKLKNQMAEPLPPEPPAVPSEVELQHLRKELERVAGELQSQVKNNQHISLLNRRQEERIREQEERLRKQEERLQEQHEKLRQLAKPQSVFEELNNENKSTLQLEQQVKELQEKLGEEHLEAASQQNQQLTAQLSLMALPGEGHGGEHLDSEGEEAPQPMPSVPEDLESREAMSSFMDHLKEKADLSELVKKQELRFIQYWQERCHQKIHHLLSEPGGRAKDAALGGGHHQAGAQGGDEGEAAGAAADGIAAYSNYNNGHRKFLAAAHNSADEPGPGAPAPQELGAADKHGDLREVTLTSSAQGEAREDPLLDKPTAQPIVQDHQEHPGLGSNCCVPLFCWAWLPRRRR